In one Brassica oleracea var. oleracea cultivar TO1000 chromosome C9, BOL, whole genome shotgun sequence genomic region, the following are encoded:
- the LOC106315165 gene encoding glutathione S-transferase T2-like, which translates to METTPGFVNLLNNQSSFSLDSPEPVWFSTEQSIPMDTPHVSEQSSIKERRKWSIKEDRILISAWLNTSKDSVVGNEQKATHFWRRIVEYYNSSPQLVGTIPRELAALREQRSGKNDDDVMKAALDIFFNDYSIKFTLEHAWRELRHDKKWCSAFLSKDKRKQPVEVDGEDAVAAGEARLIGVKATKASIKRKKSGREEELEKIQGIIEMKEKISKRKVVQGHGCERKSREILEKFGYMVMSIYEDRHKRIFSDYSILERYAGFLGW; encoded by the exons ATGGAGACCACCCCTGGTTTTGTTAACCTTCTCAATAACCAGTCGTCTTTTAGCCTTGATTCACCCGAACCAGTTTGGTTTAGTACAGAGCAGTCCATACCCATGGATACACCCCATGTTTCTGAGCAGTCTTCAATTAAGGAGAGGAGGAAATGGTCTATCAAAGAGGATAGAATCCTCATAAGCGCTTGGCTTAACACGAGTAAAGACTCTGTGGTCGGTAATGAGCAGAAGGCGACTCATTTCTGGAGGAGGATTGTAGAGTACTACAACTCAAGCCCTCAGCTGGTCGGGACAATACCGAGAGAGCTTG CGGCCTTGAGGGAGCAGAGAAGTGGGAAAAATGATGATGACGTGATGAAAGCTGCCCTAGATATCTTCTTCAATGACTACTCCATCAAGTTCACACTCGAACATGCGTGGAGGGAGCTGAGGCATGACAAGAAATGGTGCTCCGCCTTTCTCTCTAAGGATAAGCGTAAACAACCGGTAGAGGTTGATGGAGAAGATGCGGTGGCAGCAGGAGAGGCTAGACTTATAGGTGTCAAGGCTACTAAAGCTTCTATCAAGCGGAAGAAAAGTGGAAGAGAAGAGGAGTTGGAGAAGATTCAAGGCATTATAGAAATGAAAGAGAAGATATCTAAACGCAAA GTAGTACAAGGTCACGGGTGTGAAAGGAAGTCACGG GAGATACTAGAAAAATTCGGTTATATGGTGATGAGTATCTACGAAGACCGACACAAGAGGATCTTCAGCGACTACTCCATATTGGAGAGATACGCGGGTTTTCTGGGATGGTAG